Proteins encoded together in one uncultured Desulfosarcina sp. window:
- a CDS encoding branched-chain amino acid ABC transporter substrate-binding protein — protein MRRKLFVALVLGLMVVPFLMGTATAKTLKIGSMSPLTGPYASDGTDIKNGVLTAIQVFEEAGGIPGYDKIELFPQDTACDPKQAVAAANKLINLEVVGVVGAYCSSSTIPGSETLDEEDIPMLTPASTNEKVTDRGLPYMFRLCGRDDDQAPAAAKFLKESLGAKTVFIVDDKTTYSQGLADGVSKACKEMGIEVVEHDHVNQGDKDFAAVLTKAKAANADIFYMSLQGFSPAALMTLQAKRMGLQSQIVTQDAVFQPRYMEVAKDAAEGVYLTYGFTDTTTPEYKAFEKIYVPKYGPIAAYATYAYDAATVLLKAIKAAGSTDPAKIKAEIMKMDFPGVAKQIKFKANGDSGSSYIAFKVENGKFVPYWHPEKGLLK, from the coding sequence ATGAGAAGAAAACTGTTCGTTGCACTGGTACTTGGCCTGATGGTCGTCCCCTTCCTCATGGGAACGGCAACTGCGAAAACCCTGAAAATCGGCTCCATGAGCCCGCTCACCGGCCCCTATGCATCCGACGGCACCGACATTAAAAACGGCGTGCTGACTGCCATCCAGGTCTTCGAGGAAGCCGGCGGCATCCCCGGCTACGACAAGATCGAACTGTTCCCCCAGGACACCGCCTGCGACCCCAAACAGGCTGTGGCCGCCGCCAATAAGCTGATCAACCTTGAAGTCGTCGGCGTCGTCGGCGCCTACTGCTCCTCGTCCACCATTCCCGGTTCCGAGACCCTGGACGAGGAAGACATTCCCATGCTGACCCCGGCCTCCACTAACGAGAAGGTCACCGACCGCGGCCTGCCCTACATGTTCCGCCTGTGCGGTCGTGATGACGACCAGGCCCCGGCCGCCGCCAAGTTCCTCAAAGAGAGCCTGGGCGCCAAGACGGTCTTCATCGTGGACGACAAAACCACCTACTCCCAGGGGCTGGCCGACGGCGTATCCAAAGCCTGCAAGGAAATGGGCATCGAAGTTGTCGAGCACGATCACGTCAACCAGGGCGACAAGGACTTCGCCGCCGTGCTGACCAAAGCCAAAGCCGCCAATGCAGACATCTTCTACATGTCCCTGCAGGGCTTTTCACCTGCCGCCCTGATGACGCTGCAAGCCAAGCGCATGGGCCTGCAGTCCCAAATCGTTACCCAGGACGCAGTATTCCAGCCCAGGTACATGGAAGTGGCCAAAGATGCGGCCGAAGGTGTTTACCTAACCTACGGCTTCACCGATACCACCACCCCCGAATACAAGGCCTTCGAGAAAATTTACGTGCCCAAGTACGGCCCCATCGCTGCCTACGCCACCTATGCCTATGATGCTGCCACCGTGCTGCTCAAGGCCATCAAAGCTGCCGGTTCCACCGATCCGGCTAAAATCAAAGCCGAGATTATGAAGATGGATTTTCCCGGTGTGGCCAAACAGATCAAGTTCAAGGCCAACGGCGACTCCGGTTCTTCCTACATCGCCTTCAAGGTCGAAAACGGCAAGTTCGTTCCCTACTGGCATCCCGAAAAGGGCCTGCTGAAGTAA
- a CDS encoding SDR family oxidoreductase: MKNILITGVSGYIGTTLAKALLADDHTATVVGTDLRNPSMSDDQLIFYRHDVRDPMGRIMADHAIDTVVHAAYVLPPLHDTALMESINVEGTRNVLEASARTGVRQLLVTSSTTAYGFHADNPIPLTENDPLRGNADFTYAKNKREIEGIIGEFSDAHPRIGVTVLRPCFVVGPNMNNPLSDHLKKPLVVLPKETMPLQFVHETDLTRAILHCLTERFSGIFNIAGAGTLTVAEMVAMMGNRPVWVPCRLLYPLNRIAWALRLHGLTRFPSPALGLFRYSWVADPQKFIRQTGFAYRYDTRQAFADFARHAG, translated from the coding sequence ATGAAAAATATCCTCATCACCGGCGTCTCAGGCTACATCGGTACGACCCTGGCCAAAGCCCTGCTCGCCGATGACCATACAGCAACTGTCGTCGGCACCGATCTTCGAAATCCGTCCATGAGCGACGACCAGCTGATTTTCTACCGTCATGACGTTCGTGATCCCATGGGCAGGATCATGGCGGACCATGCCATCGACACGGTCGTTCACGCCGCTTATGTGCTGCCGCCCCTGCACGACACGGCCTTGATGGAAAGCATCAACGTCGAAGGCACCCGCAACGTTCTGGAGGCCTCGGCCCGGACCGGTGTGCGGCAGCTGCTGGTCACCAGCTCCACAACGGCCTACGGATTTCATGCGGACAACCCCATTCCCCTGACCGAAAACGATCCGCTGCGGGGCAATGCGGATTTCACCTATGCCAAAAACAAACGCGAGATCGAAGGCATCATCGGGGAATTCTCCGATGCCCACCCCCGGATAGGCGTTACCGTGCTGAGGCCCTGCTTCGTGGTGGGTCCCAATATGAACAACCCTTTATCCGACCACCTGAAAAAGCCCCTGGTGGTTTTGCCCAAAGAAACCATGCCGCTGCAGTTTGTCCATGAAACCGATCTGACGCGGGCCATTCTCCATTGCCTGACCGAGCGATTTTCAGGAATTTTCAACATCGCCGGGGCAGGAACCCTCACCGTTGCCGAAATGGTTGCCATGATGGGCAACCGGCCGGTCTGGGTGCCCTGTCGCCTGCTCTATCCGTTGAATCGCATCGCCTGGGCCCTGCGCCTGCATGGACTCACCCGCTTTCCCAGCCCGGCCTTGGGCCTTTTCCGATATTCGTGGGTGGCCGACCCCCAAAAATTCATCCGGCAGACCGGATTCGCGTACCGGTACGACACCCGGCAGGCGTTTGCCGATTTTGCCCGGCATGCCGGGTAA
- the ald gene encoding alanine dehydrogenase yields the protein MIVGILKEIKSEENRVCMTPAGVEVMVKSGHEVLVEKNAGAGSGFADDAYAGAGARMVDTPQKIYAAAEMVMHVKEPLPPEYDLIREGQIVFTYLHLAADEPQTRALIKSKAVCIAYETIQKADGSLPLLTPMSEVAGRMAIQEGAKYLEMTQGGHGILLGGVPGVEPATVVVIGGGVVGVNAAKMACGLGAKVYLLDMNLDRLRYLSDVMPANCFTLMSSPATIRKLVTKADVVIGAVLIPGAKAPKLVTRDMLATMKNGSVLVDVAIDQGGCFETSRATTHNDPTFVIDGVVHYCVANMPGAVAKTSTLALTNATLPYALQIANQGWKGAMQANEEIKKGANVIDGKITYKAVAEAFGLIYTPIDEMLN from the coding sequence ATGATTGTCGGAATACTCAAGGAGATCAAGTCGGAGGAGAACCGGGTGTGCATGACCCCGGCGGGCGTGGAGGTGATGGTTAAAAGCGGGCACGAAGTGCTGGTGGAGAAAAATGCCGGGGCGGGCAGCGGCTTTGCAGACGACGCCTACGCCGGAGCCGGGGCCAGGATGGTCGATACGCCCCAAAAGATCTACGCTGCGGCCGAGATGGTCATGCACGTCAAAGAGCCCCTGCCGCCGGAGTACGATCTGATCCGGGAGGGGCAGATCGTGTTCACCTACCTGCACCTGGCGGCCGACGAGCCCCAGACGCGGGCCTTGATCAAGAGCAAGGCCGTGTGCATCGCCTACGAGACGATCCAGAAGGCCGACGGCAGTCTGCCGCTGCTCACTCCCATGAGCGAGGTGGCCGGGCGCATGGCCATCCAGGAAGGGGCCAAGTATCTGGAGATGACCCAGGGGGGCCACGGCATCCTGTTGGGCGGGGTGCCCGGGGTGGAGCCGGCCACGGTGGTGGTGATCGGCGGCGGCGTGGTGGGGGTCAACGCGGCCAAGATGGCCTGCGGCCTGGGGGCCAAGGTGTACCTGCTGGACATGAACCTGGACCGGCTGCGCTATTTGAGCGACGTGATGCCGGCCAACTGCTTCACGTTGATGTCCAGCCCGGCGACGATCCGCAAGCTGGTCACAAAGGCCGACGTGGTGATCGGGGCGGTGCTGATACCCGGTGCCAAGGCGCCCAAGCTGGTGACCCGCGACATGCTTGCGACCATGAAGAACGGCTCGGTGCTGGTGGACGTGGCCATCGACCAGGGGGGCTGCTTCGAGACCTCCAGGGCCACCACCCACAACGATCCCACCTTCGTGATCGACGGGGTGGTGCACTACTGCGTGGCCAACATGCCCGGAGCGGTGGCCAAGACCTCGACGCTGGCGCTGACCAACGCCACCTTGCCCTATGCCCTGCAGATCGCCAACCAGGGCTGGAAGGGAGCCATGCAGGCCAACGAGGAAATCAAAAAGGGCGCCAACGTCATCGACGGCAAGATCACTTACAAGGCCGTGGCCGAGGCCTTCGGGTTGATTTATACGCCCATTGACGAAATGCTGAACTGA
- a CDS encoding GntR family transcriptional regulator has translation MTHLFRAARQNRIFQDVVEQIQEAIIDGRLKVGERLPAERELKEMLETSRSTLREALRVLEQKGLIEIKLGMGGGAVVKAVTPDLVSESLDLLIRSHQVSLRHIAEFRERVEGDVVVLATQRMTEKDKKELRKLLDVARKCVARGVEAVPDFLTADKNLHLFFARKTRNPIYISILKTIHENIRRYYDEYLVMEEPVMQENMQDLENLAAASIEGDARKAGDIARNHIQRFSGYMEMRDRQENR, from the coding sequence ATGACCCACTTGTTTCGTGCTGCCAGACAGAACCGCATCTTCCAGGATGTGGTCGAACAGATCCAGGAGGCCATCATCGATGGGCGGCTCAAGGTTGGCGAGCGGCTTCCGGCCGAGCGCGAACTCAAAGAGATGCTGGAAACCAGCCGCAGCACCCTGCGTGAAGCCTTGAGGGTTCTGGAACAGAAAGGGCTCATCGAAATCAAGCTGGGCATGGGCGGCGGCGCCGTTGTCAAGGCGGTTACTCCGGATCTGGTCTCCGAAAGCCTGGATCTGCTGATTCGCTCCCACCAGGTATCTCTGCGGCACATCGCCGAATTCCGTGAGCGGGTGGAAGGCGATGTCGTCGTCCTGGCCACCCAACGCATGACGGAAAAGGACAAAAAGGAGCTGCGAAAGCTTCTCGATGTCGCCCGCAAATGCGTGGCCCGCGGGGTCGAAGCGGTGCCCGATTTTCTCACCGCCGATAAGAACCTGCATCTGTTTTTCGCCCGGAAAACGCGCAATCCCATCTATATATCGATTCTCAAGACCATTCACGAAAACATACGCCGCTACTATGACGAATATCTCGTCATGGAAGAACCGGTAATGCAAGAAAATATGCAGGATCTTGAAAATCTGGCGGCTGCCTCAATTGAAGGGGATGCACGTAAGGCAGGCGATATTGCACGCAACCACATCCAGCGGTTCAGCGGGTATATGGAGATGCGTGATCGTCAGGAGAATAGATGA
- a CDS encoding DUF2148 domain-containing protein, producing MAIVEMDTMVKAGLDRAVELMALAAHNSFRFNDRNTVKIISVGEEELEQLAEYCFSLGDMSPLAARDGRHLVQLMKEPCALLVMGDKRRSDFNYNCGACGFRTCKELNTAEKMESLTANGPSCLFKNINLGIAANAAASAAHRLGLHCRVFSTLAFAAMAMEVITDVDICVSVSVSAARKNPYFDRHEFWTKDYWDEIFAKEFPTYNRGFIGAVED from the coding sequence ATGGCAATCGTCGAAATGGACACCATGGTCAAGGCGGGGCTGGACCGCGCCGTGGAACTGATGGCCCTGGCCGCCCACAACAGTTTCCGGTTCAACGACCGCAATACAGTAAAAATCATTTCCGTGGGGGAAGAGGAGTTGGAGCAGCTCGCCGAGTACTGCTTCTCCTTGGGTGACATGTCGCCTCTGGCGGCCAGGGACGGCCGGCATCTGGTGCAGTTGATGAAGGAGCCCTGCGCCCTTCTGGTCATGGGGGACAAGCGCCGCTCGGATTTCAACTACAATTGCGGAGCCTGTGGATTTCGCACCTGCAAGGAGTTGAACACCGCAGAAAAGATGGAATCGCTCACCGCCAACGGTCCCTCCTGCCTGTTCAAGAATATCAATCTGGGCATTGCCGCCAACGCCGCCGCCAGTGCGGCCCACCGGCTGGGCCTGCACTGCCGGGTCTTCTCCACCCTGGCCTTTGCCGCCATGGCCATGGAGGTGATCACCGACGTGGATATCTGCGTGAGCGTCTCGGTCAGTGCGGCCCGAAAAAACCCCTACTTCGACCGCCATGAGTTCTGGACCAAGGATTACTGGGACGAAATCTTCGCCAAGGAATTCCCCACCTACAACCGGGGGTTCATCGGGGCCGTGGAGGATTGA
- a CDS encoding thiolase family protein has translation MNNVYIIGLGMLRFGKYLDRDVRDMAHEAARLALDDAGLEKSDLQAAFFSNTFWGMFANQHSIRGQVILRSMGIEAIPVTNVENACAGASTALHLAYTGIRAGMFDVALALGSEKITHENKALSLGAYASCMDVANFENHLKMMERVNNSFTLEIPADQTPPGDGRSIFMDAYAMGARWHMSRFGSTQRQLATICAKNHWHGSLNPLSQYQMDMSVEEVLADKPVAYPLTRAMCAPVGDGAAAAIVCSESYLKKLTGARPIRIRASVLGTGTDRDLDGEDIGERLAGQAYQAAGIGPKDISLAELHDATAYGELHQTEAMGFCPVGEGGPWAETGATKLGGKQPVNTSGGLECRGHPIGASGLAQIYEIGIQLRGKAGPRQVEGARLGLAENGGGNIGVEEAAMCIHILEK, from the coding sequence ATGAATAACGTATACATTATCGGCCTCGGCATGCTGCGCTTCGGCAAGTATCTCGACCGGGACGTGCGGGACATGGCCCATGAAGCCGCCCGCCTGGCCCTGGACGATGCCGGCCTTGAAAAAAGTGACCTGCAGGCGGCCTTTTTCTCCAACACCTTCTGGGGCATGTTCGCCAACCAGCACTCGATCCGCGGGCAGGTGATCCTGCGCTCCATGGGCATCGAAGCCATTCCGGTAACCAATGTGGAAAACGCCTGCGCCGGGGCCTCCACGGCTCTGCACCTGGCCTATACCGGCATCCGCGCGGGGATGTTCGACGTGGCCCTGGCCTTAGGGTCGGAGAAGATCACCCATGAGAACAAGGCCCTGTCTCTGGGCGCCTACGCTTCCTGTATGGATGTCGCCAACTTCGAGAACCATCTGAAAATGATGGAACGGGTAAACAATAGCTTTACCCTGGAAATCCCAGCAGATCAGACCCCGCCCGGTGACGGGCGCAGCATCTTCATGGATGCCTACGCCATGGGCGCCCGCTGGCACATGAGCCGCTTCGGCTCAACCCAGCGGCAGCTGGCCACGATCTGCGCCAAGAACCACTGGCACGGCTCCCTAAACCCGCTTTCCCAGTACCAGATGGACATGAGCGTGGAGGAAGTTCTGGCCGACAAACCCGTGGCCTATCCCCTCACCCGGGCCATGTGTGCGCCGGTGGGCGACGGGGCCGCGGCAGCCATCGTCTGTTCGGAGTCTTACCTTAAAAAATTGACTGGAGCACGACCGATCAGGATTCGTGCCTCGGTTCTGGGCACGGGCACGGACCGTGACCTGGACGGCGAAGACATCGGCGAACGCCTGGCCGGGCAGGCCTACCAGGCCGCCGGTATCGGACCGAAGGACATCAGCCTGGCCGAACTCCACGACGCCACGGCCTACGGCGAACTGCACCAGACCGAAGCCATGGGCTTTTGTCCGGTGGGCGAAGGCGGCCCCTGGGCGGAAACCGGCGCCACCAAACTGGGCGGCAAGCAGCCGGTCAACACCAGCGGCGGGCTGGAGTGCCGCGGCCATCCCATCGGCGCTTCCGGGTTGGCCCAGATCTATGAGATCGGCATCCAGCTGCGCGGCAAGGCCGGTCCGCGCCAGGTGGAAGGCGCCCGGTTGGGGCTGGCGGAAAACGGCGGCGGCAATATCGGGGTAGAGGAAGCCGCCATGTGTATTCATATTCTAGAGAAATGA
- a CDS encoding SDR family oxidoreductase — protein MYSYSREMKKSIFITGAASGIGRATALAFAQRGWFVGLFDVNEPALADLYDQIGPKSACCRPMDVTRPESVRQGAAFMASHTNGRLDVLFNNAGVLYMGRHHAMPHEMKLRTVNVNLTGVLNGIDACFDLLKATAGSRIVTMSSASALYGTPELAVYSATKAAVCALTDALNIEFEPLGIHVCDIMAPYVKTPMITAAAISATSVSRLGVHITAEQVAEVVWQAAQGRRRHWQAGWMMRLLRLATLAFPFGRRPLVKLLAFSKTS, from the coding sequence GTGTATTCATATTCTAGAGAAATGAAAAAATCCATCTTCATTACCGGTGCGGCCTCGGGCATCGGCAGGGCGACGGCCCTCGCCTTTGCCCAGAGGGGCTGGTTCGTGGGGCTTTTCGATGTAAACGAACCGGCCCTTGCCGATCTTTATGATCAAATCGGCCCGAAAAGCGCCTGCTGCAGGCCCATGGACGTGACCCGGCCGGAAAGTGTCCGCCAGGGGGCAGCGTTCATGGCCAGCCATACCAACGGCCGGCTGGATGTATTGTTCAACAACGCCGGGGTGCTTTACATGGGCCGCCATCATGCCATGCCCCATGAGATGAAGCTGCGCACCGTGAATGTCAACCTGACCGGCGTTCTCAACGGCATCGACGCCTGCTTCGATCTGCTCAAGGCCACCGCCGGGTCCCGCATCGTCACCATGTCCTCGGCCTCAGCCCTGTACGGCACTCCCGAACTGGCCGTCTACTCGGCCACCAAGGCGGCCGTCTGTGCACTGACCGACGCGCTCAATATCGAGTTCGAACCGCTGGGCATCCACGTCTGCGACATCATGGCCCCCTATGTCAAAACCCCCATGATCACCGCCGCGGCCATTTCGGCGACCAGTGTCTCACGGCTGGGGGTGCACATTACTGCCGAACAGGTGGCCGAGGTGGTCTGGCAGGCCGCCCAGGGCCGCCGCCGCCACTGGCAGGCAGGCTGGATGATGCGCCTGTTGCGCCTGGCTACTCTGGCCTTTCCCTTTGGACGGCGGCCCCTGGTAAAACTGCTGGCATTTTCAAAAACATCATGA
- a CDS encoding acyl-CoA dehydrogenase family protein gives MLEYTELNMDLTKAQSTMKEETHRFAKEVLRPASLELDKIADPQEMIDSPLFRKTLKQGYELGYHTIFLPDSYGGLSTEPIETHIVLEELAWGSVDFALSLGVSCFPAFFASMVPTDRMIEEIIEPFCQCDDGSLVGCWGITEPDHGTDTLTPFTPEFSDPTITGQTLARKEGDEWIITGQKAAWVSNGTIATHCLLYPTIDPSMGMAGGGICVVPLDLPGVKKGRPLDKLGQRALNQGEIYFDDVRIPEEFMLVDPESYEAMLDVTLSTANAGMGALFVGVARAAYEEALAYAKQRVQGGKALFEHQMIKHKLFSMFMKIEAARALSRNAMIYNYSNTPPLVQYSIAAKVFCTQTAFEVTNDAVQIFGGNGVSREYPVEKFFRDARAGLIEDGANDSLMITAAHHL, from the coding sequence ATGCTCGAATATACCGAACTCAATATGGACCTGACCAAAGCCCAGTCCACTATGAAAGAGGAAACCCACCGCTTCGCCAAAGAGGTGCTGCGGCCGGCCAGCCTCGAACTGGACAAAATCGCCGATCCCCAAGAGATGATCGACAGCCCCTTGTTCCGAAAAACCCTGAAACAGGGTTACGAGCTGGGCTACCACACCATTTTCCTGCCGGATTCCTACGGCGGGTTGTCCACCGAACCCATCGAAACCCATATCGTTCTGGAAGAACTGGCCTGGGGCAGCGTCGATTTCGCCCTGAGTTTGGGCGTCTCCTGCTTTCCGGCCTTCTTTGCCTCCATGGTGCCCACGGACCGTATGATCGAAGAGATCATCGAGCCGTTCTGCCAGTGCGACGACGGCTCTCTTGTCGGCTGCTGGGGGATCACCGAACCGGATCACGGCACCGACACCCTAACCCCCTTCACCCCGGAATTCTCCGATCCGACCATCACCGGACAGACCCTGGCCCGCAAGGAAGGCGATGAGTGGATCATCACCGGGCAGAAGGCCGCCTGGGTCTCCAACGGCACCATTGCAACCCACTGCCTACTCTACCCCACCATCGATCCGTCCATGGGTATGGCCGGCGGGGGAATTTGCGTCGTTCCCCTGGATCTGCCCGGCGTTAAAAAGGGCCGGCCGTTGGACAAACTCGGTCAGCGGGCGTTGAATCAGGGAGAAATCTATTTCGACGACGTACGCATCCCCGAGGAGTTCATGCTGGTGGACCCTGAGAGCTACGAGGCCATGCTGGACGTAACCCTATCCACGGCCAACGCCGGCATGGGGGCCCTGTTCGTGGGCGTGGCCCGTGCGGCATACGAGGAGGCTCTGGCCTACGCCAAACAGCGCGTCCAGGGGGGCAAAGCATTGTTCGAGCACCAGATGATCAAGCACAAACTCTTCTCCATGTTCATGAAGATCGAAGCGGCCCGCGCCCTCTCCCGCAACGCCATGATCTATAATTACAGCAACACGCCGCCGCTGGTGCAGTACTCCATCGCCGCCAAGGTCTTCTGCACCCAGACAGCCTTCGAGGTGACCAACGATGCCGTCCAGATCTTCGGCGGCAACGGCGTCAGCCGGGAGTATCCCGTGGAGAAGTTTTTTCGCGATGCCCGGGCGGGTTTGATCGAGGATGGCGCCAACGACTCGCTGATGATTACTGCAGCACACCACCTTTGA
- a CDS encoding AMP-binding protein: MSNKAYLNQAIVSHLIEMKAEENPDQEILVFENGDNAADVLTFRSLYENSNKIARLLLDSGLEKGDTYAVFMRNHAEFVYSMLAGPVIGAVMVPIDPRSRGDRLRFLLSHAKAKAVFVSGELLPQLEEVLDQVPGVKNVFVAWRPEQDLPVSDAYPPLNETLEKDAWEPVAQQIMEVRHPMQIIYTSGTTGDPKGVMIRNNRFGMFNIVTKLVWKYKPSDVLYTGLSLTHGNAQAVTLFPAIGSGIKAVLSSRFTKSRIWDICRTYGCTSFSLLGGMMAGIFNEPAKENDGDNPVKTVISAGTPAAIWQDFESRFQVKILEWYGAVEGGFAYKPPGVGPVGSFGKPIPGMMQFKVVDDDDQEMPAGQPGELICRMMKGDTKVDYLDNAQASEEKTRGGWLRTGDIVSKDEKGWFFFKHRKGSELRRAGDFIQPDHIERVIGEHPDVSEVCVYGIPAASGAPGESDLVAALAPFDNAEIDPAAIFDKCRQDLEPNFVPTYLQMVDVIPKTISEKALDRVLKEQFSPEAENVFVQT, encoded by the coding sequence ATGTCGAACAAAGCTTACCTGAACCAGGCCATCGTCTCCCATCTGATCGAGATGAAAGCCGAGGAAAACCCGGATCAGGAGATCCTGGTCTTCGAAAACGGCGATAACGCCGCCGATGTCCTGACTTTCCGCTCCCTTTATGAAAACTCCAACAAAATCGCCCGCCTGCTGCTGGACAGCGGCCTGGAGAAAGGCGACACCTACGCCGTGTTCATGCGCAACCATGCCGAGTTTGTCTACAGCATGCTGGCCGGCCCTGTCATCGGCGCCGTCATGGTGCCCATCGATCCACGCAGCCGTGGGGACCGGCTGCGATTTCTACTCAGCCATGCCAAGGCCAAGGCCGTATTCGTCAGCGGCGAACTGCTCCCCCAACTGGAGGAAGTGCTGGACCAGGTGCCGGGCGTGAAAAACGTTTTCGTGGCCTGGCGCCCGGAGCAGGATCTGCCCGTCTCCGATGCCTATCCCCCCCTTAACGAAACCCTGGAAAAGGATGCCTGGGAGCCGGTGGCCCAGCAGATCATGGAGGTGCGCCACCCCATGCAGATCATCTATACTTCGGGCACCACCGGCGACCCCAAGGGCGTCATGATCCGCAACAACCGCTTCGGCATGTTCAACATCGTCACCAAACTGGTCTGGAAATACAAACCCTCGGACGTGCTTTACACCGGCCTGTCCCTGACCCATGGCAACGCCCAGGCCGTCACCCTGTTCCCGGCCATTGGCTCGGGAATCAAGGCGGTCTTATCGTCACGATTCACCAAAAGCCGCATCTGGGATATCTGCCGCACCTATGGCTGCACCAGCTTTTCGCTGCTGGGCGGCATGATGGCCGGAATTTTCAACGAACCGGCCAAAGAGAACGACGGGGACAACCCGGTAAAAACCGTGATCAGCGCCGGCACTCCCGCCGCCATCTGGCAGGATTTCGAATCCCGGTTCCAGGTCAAAATCCTGGAGTGGTACGGCGCGGTGGAGGGCGGCTTCGCCTACAAACCGCCGGGGGTTGGCCCGGTGGGCTCCTTCGGCAAGCCCATTCCCGGCATGATGCAGTTCAAGGTGGTGGATGATGACGACCAGGAAATGCCCGCAGGCCAACCCGGAGAGCTGATCTGCCGCATGATGAAGGGCGACACCAAGGTGGACTACCTGGACAATGCCCAGGCTTCAGAAGAAAAAACCCGCGGCGGCTGGCTGCGCACCGGCGACATCGTTTCCAAAGACGAAAAGGGCTGGTTTTTCTTTAAACACCGCAAGGGCAGCGAGCTGCGCCGGGCCGGGGATTTCATTCAGCCCGATCACATCGAACGGGTGATCGGGGAACACCCCGACGTCAGCGAAGTCTGCGTCTACGGCATTCCAGCCGCTTCCGGGGCTCCGGGGGAAAGCGACCTGGTCGCCGCCTTGGCCCCTTTCGACAATGCTGAAATCGATCCAGCGGCCATTTTCGACAAATGCCGGCAGGATCTGGAGCCCAACTTCGTTCCCACCTATTTGCAGATGGTGGACGTCATCCCGAAGACCATTTCCGAAAAGGCGCTGGACCGGGTGCTCAAGGAGCAGTTCTCGCCCGAAGCGGAGAATGTTTTCGTGCAAACCTAA
- a CDS encoding ABC transporter ATP-binding protein, which translates to MAHLELDNITVRFGGLVALSELSFSINTGEIVGLIGPNGAGKTTVFNVLTGVYRASKGDVRFDGKSILGKRPHEIFSKGISRTFQNIRLFSAMTAVENAMVARHCRSKKGVVGAIFRTGSQRREERAIHGSALDALKFMGVDAYADTVASNLPYGLQRRLEIARALASQPKVILLDEPAAGMNPSESSALMKDIARICEVGIDVLLVEHDMKVVMGVCHRIVCVDHGVKIAEGTPEEIQSNPQVIEAYLGQPAS; encoded by the coding sequence ATGGCGCATTTAGAACTGGACAACATCACGGTAAGATTCGGCGGCCTTGTGGCCCTGTCCGAATTGAGCTTTTCCATCAACACCGGAGAAATCGTCGGCTTGATCGGTCCTAACGGAGCCGGCAAAACCACGGTCTTCAACGTGCTCACCGGCGTTTACAGGGCCAGCAAGGGCGATGTCCGCTTCGATGGCAAAAGCATTCTGGGCAAACGGCCCCATGAAATCTTCTCCAAAGGAATCTCACGGACATTTCAGAACATCCGGCTCTTTTCGGCCATGACGGCGGTGGAAAACGCCATGGTCGCCCGGCATTGCCGCTCCAAAAAAGGGGTGGTGGGCGCCATCTTCCGCACGGGCTCCCAGCGCCGGGAGGAGCGTGCCATCCACGGCAGCGCCTTGGACGCGCTCAAATTCATGGGCGTGGATGCCTATGCCGACACGGTTGCTTCCAACCTGCCCTACGGGTTGCAGCGCCGCCTGGAGATTGCGCGGGCCCTGGCCTCCCAACCCAAAGTGATCCTGCTCGACGAGCCGGCCGCCGGCATGAACCCCTCGGAAAGCTCGGCCTTGATGAAAGACATCGCCCGCATTTGCGAAGTGGGCATCGATGTGCTGCTGGTGGAGCATGATATGAAAGTGGTCATGGGCGTGTGTCACCGGATCGTCTGCGTTGACCATGGCGTCAAGATCGCCGAAGGCACACCGGAAGAAATTCAGTCCAACCCGCAGGTGATCGAGGCCTATCTCGGTCAGCCGGCAAGTTAA